In Leptolyngbya sp. SIO1E4, one DNA window encodes the following:
- a CDS encoding low-complexity tail membrane protein: MTSFHRDPYLWIHLAGLAVVPIWLDVCLAGLAVGDPVVPAWLELGALGLVGSLPILWMQWKRPFYIFSLLILAVRPDSLSDDRRRLLSLQRTWLSRVIGLASATGLLLILSFLYQLAPISAEMTPFAGQPRVLGWLICAIAFLFANLFVQVPATVVSLLIVSPATLQKAQPYEPASILDDFTVIGLRISRLLPELAEAEADLVMPASEPSEERLGQCSDQALSRSLEAAAPEMASIPASTDSEIVSSHADPIALDSLGEHAIPVETGHGSADEIAARSVHPVPDMPGPNTRHAETTLETVPVQAAHALEDVFPETEELTSTVSKGSGMKSMPGSELPTVDQSGSHQDPS; encoded by the coding sequence ATGACTTCGTTTCACCGTGACCCCTATCTTTGGATACATCTCGCTGGCTTAGCGGTTGTTCCCATCTGGTTAGATGTGTGTCTTGCTGGTTTGGCGGTAGGGGATCCGGTTGTTCCGGCTTGGCTGGAATTGGGGGCATTAGGGTTAGTCGGCAGCTTACCCATCCTATGGATGCAGTGGAAACGGCCCTTCTACATTTTCAGCTTACTGATCCTTGCGGTTCGGCCTGATAGCTTAAGTGATGATCGGCGACGTTTATTGTCGCTACAGCGAACCTGGCTCAGCCGAGTGATTGGCTTGGCTAGTGCCACGGGGTTGCTGTTAATTCTGTCATTTTTATATCAGCTCGCTCCGATCTCCGCTGAGATGACCCCCTTTGCCGGTCAGCCTCGGGTGCTGGGATGGTTGATTTGTGCGATCGCGTTCTTATTTGCCAATCTGTTTGTGCAGGTGCCCGCTACCGTTGTATCTTTACTGATTGTCTCACCAGCGACCCTGCAAAAGGCTCAACCCTATGAACCTGCATCCATTCTTGATGACTTTACTGTCATTGGATTGAGGATATCTCGCCTATTGCCAGAGTTGGCTGAGGCAGAAGCCGACCTTGTAATGCCTGCCTCAGAACCCTCAGAAGAGCGCTTAGGTCAGTGCTCAGATCAGGCGTTGTCTAGGTCTTTAGAGGCTGCTGCGCCTGAGATGGCATCTATTCCTGCTAGTACTGATTCTGAAATCGTCTCTAGCCATGCCGATCCGATTGCTTTAGATTCCTTGGGAGAACATGCTATTCCGGTCGAGACGGGTCATGGTTCAGCCGATGAGATCGCTGCCCGCAGCGTTCATCCGGTGCCAGATATGCCTGGGCCAAATACCAGGCACGCAGAGACGACCCTGGAAACAGTTCCTGTGCAGGCTGCCCATGCCTTAGAAGATGTGTTTCCTGAGACGGAGGAGCTCACTTCAACGGTCTCAAAAGGCAGCGGCATGAAATCTATGCCAGGGTCAGAACTCCCTACAGTTGATCAATCAGGTTCTCATCAAGATCCGTCTTAG
- the infB gene encoding translation initiation factor IF-2 — protein MNNGKVRIYELSKELDLENKDILAICERLDIAAKSHSSTITDEDALRIRGEVKQSGGKVFRKPVKPSPPRLRKPETGAKDAARPAKKQQILEIRRHRPKPVAKAPNAVQPTKPTAPAPQEVAPQAMDAEPQRPSSEPVKAPPIQPRSKPLRPQPAEVREPDLPNEPAAVRPVAPEAPSKPKLELVSPPSRPVKPGKPSRPVLRKRDRSEAPSRDAASPSQPRIAIREMDEEETPQLKPKPELRRPRPKRVDQPDEELQNDAADATPAIPGEVVGEPLLRRPSPPRQKRKGKEREEDEQEQPKTTKANKGKRRGHNFVDDDDDVLADLDEVAGDDQEDSASSALSVSLARPPKPKSKTSPKPASTPKSHKPQQRDNRRNQRRDRREQAVKQDQPEIITLTGGLTVHELANLIVVPETEIIKSLFFKGIATNINQTLDLETAKMVAEEFEILVETAEVESEAKKVTEMLEAGDLENLSRRPPVITIMGHVDHGKTTLLDAIRETKVAQGEAGGITQHIGAYHVDVEHSGAEQQIVFLDTPGHEAFTAMRARGARVTDIAILVVAADDGVRPQTIEAISHAKAAKVPIVVAVNKIDKETAQPDRVKQELMEHSLVPEEWGGDTIMVPVSAVTGENLDTLLEMLLLVSEVEDLHANPDRLAKGTVIEANLDKARGPVATLLVQNGTLHVGDSLVVGSVFGKVRAMIDDRGQRVSEASPSFAVEVLGLSDVPAAGDEFDVFADEKEARSTADSRSDQQRQSRLQQAMASRRVTLSSLSAQAQEGELKELNLILKSDVQGSVEAILAALQQLPQNEVQIRVLLAAPGEISETDVDLAAASGAVLVGFNTTLASGARQAADRQGVDVRDYDIIYNLLDDIQGAMEGLLEPELVEDPLGEVEVRAVFPVRRGTVAGCYVLSGKVNRNCRVRVRRGGDMVYEGNLDSLKRMKDDVKEVAAGFECGIGIDKFNAWKEGDVIQAFRLVTQRRTLSPV, from the coding sequence ATGAACAACGGCAAAGTCAGAATATATGAGTTGTCAAAGGAACTCGATTTGGAAAATAAGGATATTCTGGCGATCTGTGAGCGCTTAGATATAGCAGCAAAGAGTCACAGCAGCACAATTACAGATGAAGACGCGCTTCGTATTCGCGGTGAAGTGAAACAATCTGGTGGAAAAGTATTCAGAAAACCTGTAAAACCTTCTCCTCCTCGTCTCCGCAAACCTGAGACTGGGGCCAAAGACGCTGCACGACCGGCTAAGAAACAGCAGATCTTGGAGATTCGACGACATCGACCAAAGCCGGTTGCGAAGGCACCGAATGCAGTTCAGCCGACAAAGCCGACGGCGCCAGCCCCCCAGGAAGTTGCGCCTCAGGCTATGGATGCTGAGCCCCAACGCCCCTCTTCAGAGCCAGTGAAGGCTCCTCCTATTCAGCCGCGCTCTAAGCCGCTTCGCCCTCAACCGGCTGAGGTTCGAGAACCGGATTTACCCAATGAGCCTGCCGCGGTGAGACCTGTGGCACCAGAGGCACCCAGTAAACCCAAACTGGAGTTGGTGAGTCCGCCCAGCCGTCCTGTAAAACCTGGCAAGCCTAGCAGACCTGTCTTAAGGAAGCGCGATCGTAGTGAAGCCCCATCTAGGGATGCTGCTTCACCCTCTCAACCCCGAATCGCAATTCGCGAGATGGACGAGGAAGAAACGCCTCAGCTGAAGCCTAAACCAGAGTTGCGGCGTCCGCGTCCAAAGCGCGTTGATCAGCCAGACGAAGAGCTTCAGAATGATGCAGCTGATGCAACACCTGCTATTCCAGGTGAGGTGGTCGGTGAGCCTCTTCTGCGTCGACCGTCTCCACCCCGCCAGAAGCGTAAGGGTAAAGAGCGGGAGGAAGATGAACAGGAACAGCCTAAAACGACGAAGGCGAATAAAGGAAAGCGACGGGGTCACAACTTTGTTGATGATGACGACGATGTCCTGGCAGATCTTGATGAAGTAGCTGGAGACGATCAAGAAGATTCTGCTTCATCGGCACTCAGTGTTTCGCTGGCTCGCCCGCCCAAACCGAAGTCAAAAACTTCTCCTAAGCCAGCGAGTACTCCTAAATCGCATAAACCTCAACAGCGGGATAATCGGCGCAATCAGCGACGCGATCGCCGTGAGCAGGCTGTCAAGCAAGATCAGCCTGAAATTATTACCCTAACCGGAGGGTTAACCGTCCACGAACTGGCCAACCTAATTGTGGTACCAGAAACAGAAATTATTAAATCTCTGTTTTTCAAGGGGATTGCCACGAATATCAACCAGACATTGGATTTAGAGACTGCCAAGATGGTGGCAGAGGAATTTGAGATTCTGGTTGAGACGGCTGAGGTCGAATCTGAAGCGAAGAAAGTCACTGAAATGCTGGAGGCTGGTGACTTAGAGAATCTCTCTCGGCGCCCCCCTGTCATTACTATCATGGGGCACGTAGACCACGGCAAAACGACTCTGCTGGACGCGATTCGTGAGACAAAGGTTGCGCAAGGGGAAGCGGGGGGTATTACCCAACACATCGGTGCCTATCACGTTGACGTAGAACACAGTGGCGCAGAACAGCAAATTGTCTTCCTAGATACCCCGGGTCACGAAGCCTTTACGGCGATGCGAGCGCGGGGTGCCCGGGTGACTGACATTGCCATTCTGGTTGTGGCAGCAGACGATGGGGTTCGTCCACAAACCATTGAAGCCATCAGCCATGCTAAGGCTGCCAAAGTTCCTATTGTTGTAGCAGTCAACAAAATCGATAAAGAGACTGCTCAACCTGATCGGGTCAAGCAGGAATTGATGGAACATAGTTTGGTTCCTGAAGAATGGGGCGGCGATACCATCATGGTGCCGGTGAGTGCAGTGACCGGGGAAAACCTGGATACCCTGCTGGAAATGTTGCTCTTGGTGTCTGAGGTAGAAGATCTCCACGCCAACCCCGACCGATTGGCTAAAGGAACTGTAATCGAGGCCAATTTGGATAAAGCCCGGGGGCCGGTTGCAACGTTGTTGGTACAAAATGGCACCTTACACGTTGGCGATAGTCTGGTTGTCGGCTCTGTTTTCGGTAAAGTTCGTGCCATGATTGACGATCGCGGTCAGCGCGTCAGTGAGGCTTCTCCTTCTTTTGCGGTTGAGGTTCTAGGACTTAGCGATGTGCCTGCCGCTGGCGATGAATTTGATGTGTTTGCCGATGAAAAAGAGGCTCGCAGCACAGCAGATTCTCGCTCGGATCAACAGCGTCAGTCTCGTCTCCAGCAGGCCATGGCCTCTCGCCGAGTCACCCTCAGCAGTCTGTCAGCTCAGGCTCAAGAGGGCGAACTCAAAGAGTTGAACCTCATCCTCAAGTCCGACGTACAGGGATCCGTCGAAGCCATTCTCGCGGCTTTGCAACAGCTTCCCCAAAACGAAGTGCAAATTCGTGTCTTGCTAGCAGCACCTGGGGAAATTAGCGAAACAGACGTGGACCTAGCTGCTGCTAGTGGAGCTGTCCTCGTTGGCTTTAACACCACCCTTGCGTCTGGGGCTCGTCAAGCGGCTGATCGCCAGGGTGTAGACGTCCGAGATTATGACATCATCTATAACCTACTGGATGACATCCAAGGGGCAATGGAAGGCCTTCTCGAACCTGAATTGGTCGAAGATCCCTTGGGCGAAGTCGAAGTGCGAGCTGTCTTCCCGGTTCGTCGTGGTACCGTGGCTGGCTGCTATGTCCTCTCTGGCAAGGTCAACCGTAACTGTCGAGTACGGGTACGTCGGGGGGGTGACATGGTATACGAAGGGAATCTTGACTCCCTCAAACGTATGAAAGACGACGTTAAAGAAGTCGCTGCTGGCTTTGAATGCGGGATCGGTATAGACAAATTTAATGCTTGGAAGGAAGGTGATGTGATTCAAGCCTTCCGCCTGGTTACTCAACGTCGTACCCTGTCCCCTGTGTGA
- a CDS encoding YlxR family protein translates to MKPNYRRCISCRTIAPKEAFWRIVRVYPTRTVQLEEGAGRSAYLCPNAACLKAAQKKDRIGRSLRTTIPNGLYDQLWQRLMPSSSNAEHEGGAD, encoded by the coding sequence ATGAAACCTAACTATCGGCGCTGTATTAGCTGCCGAACGATCGCCCCTAAAGAAGCTTTTTGGCGTATTGTAAGGGTCTATCCAACTCGAACAGTACAATTAGAAGAGGGAGCGGGACGCTCAGCCTACCTTTGCCCTAATGCGGCTTGCCTCAAGGCCGCTCAAAAAAAGGATCGGATAGGGCGTTCCTTGCGAACGACGATACCGAATGGTCTTTATGATCAGCTCTGGCAGCGGTTGATGCCTTCATCATCGAATGCTGAGCACGAGGGAGGGGCTGACTAA
- the nusA gene encoding transcription termination factor NusA, translating to MSLVSLPNLKELIDSISRERNLPKHAVENALREALIKGYERFRRTQRLAEGFHFDEDYFDNFDVELDTEYEDDQGFRVLATKTIVEEVNNADHQISLAEVLEVAPEAQVGDTVVLDVTPEQKEFGRMAAIQTKQVLAQKLRDQQRKLIQEEFQDLEGTILMATVQRFERQSVIMTISSGTGQPEVEAELLKRDQLPNDNYRPNSKFRVVLKRVSEGSHRGPQLLVSRADAALVVELFSNEVPEIEDEIVRIVAVAREANPPSRSVGPRTKIAVDTAERDVDPVGACIGARGSRIQVVVNELRGEKIDVIRYSLDPATYIANALSPARVDEVRLMNPEERQAHVLVPEDQLSLAIGKEGQNVRLAARLTGWKIDIKDTAKYDHAEEDRKLAELEAARQAEEEAARQAEEEAARQAEEEAAKTAAKIAALAAALAEVSAEEPLEEGDDLPEVDEEALVDEAPAIAATVNPEEEPTTADPVSLAEGMSSAEADDEVVNEEE from the coding sequence ATGTCTTTAGTCAGCCTGCCTAATCTAAAGGAACTAATTGACAGCATTAGCCGAGAAAGAAACCTGCCTAAGCACGCGGTCGAGAACGCATTGAGAGAGGCGTTAATCAAAGGATATGAGCGGTTTCGTCGGACTCAGCGCTTGGCCGAGGGGTTCCATTTTGACGAAGACTATTTTGATAACTTCGATGTTGAGCTAGATACCGAGTACGAAGACGACCAAGGATTTCGCGTGCTAGCCACGAAAACCATCGTAGAAGAAGTCAACAACGCTGATCATCAAATCTCCCTGGCAGAAGTGTTAGAGGTGGCTCCCGAGGCACAGGTTGGCGATACGGTGGTCCTGGATGTGACCCCAGAGCAAAAAGAATTTGGCCGTATGGCGGCCATTCAAACCAAGCAAGTCCTCGCTCAAAAGCTTCGAGATCAGCAGCGCAAATTGATTCAGGAAGAATTCCAGGATTTAGAAGGCACCATTTTGATGGCGACAGTGCAGCGGTTTGAGCGACAGTCTGTCATCATGACGATTAGCAGCGGGACAGGCCAACCCGAAGTAGAAGCCGAACTCCTGAAGCGTGATCAGCTGCCCAACGATAACTATCGTCCTAACTCAAAGTTTCGTGTTGTCCTGAAACGTGTTTCCGAAGGCTCTCATCGAGGCCCTCAGTTGCTCGTCTCACGAGCCGATGCGGCATTAGTGGTGGAGTTATTTTCGAACGAAGTTCCTGAAATTGAAGATGAAATTGTTCGCATTGTGGCTGTAGCTCGTGAGGCTAACCCCCCTTCTCGTTCGGTAGGGCCTCGCACTAAGATTGCAGTAGACACGGCTGAGCGAGATGTTGATCCAGTGGGTGCCTGTATTGGGGCACGAGGTTCTCGCATTCAAGTGGTGGTCAACGAACTGCGAGGCGAGAAAATTGACGTTATTCGATATTCCTTGGATCCAGCCACCTACATTGCCAATGCCTTGAGTCCAGCACGGGTTGATGAAGTGCGCCTGATGAATCCAGAAGAGCGTCAAGCCCATGTGCTTGTGCCAGAAGACCAGCTAAGTTTAGCCATTGGTAAAGAAGGACAAAATGTTCGCTTGGCGGCGAGACTGACCGGTTGGAAAATCGATATTAAAGATACCGCGAAGTACGATCATGCTGAAGAGGATCGCAAACTAGCCGAACTGGAGGCGGCTCGCCAAGCCGAAGAAGAAGCGGCTCGTCAAGCCGAAGAAGAAGCGGCCCGACAAGCTGAAGAAGAAGCCGCTAAAACGGCCGCGAAGATTGCAGCCCTCGCTGCTGCTTTAGCTGAAGTATCGGCAGAGGAGCCTCTTGAGGAAGGCGATGACTTGCCCGAGGTCGATGAAGAAGCTTTGGTAGATGAAGCGCCCGCGATCGCAGCCACGGTGAACCCAGAGGAAGAACCGACAACAGCAGACCCGGTATCTTTAGCTGAGGGTATGAGTTCTGCTGAAGCAGATGATGAAGTTGTTAATGAGGAAGAATAA
- the rimP gene encoding ribosome maturation factor RimP has product MTHPLIPHVLDLAAPLAERLGLDVVDAVFQTNHSPPVLRIDVRNCQREDTSLEDCEQMSQVLETALDETGLLPDAYVLEVSSPGISSLLSSDRDFTVFKGFMVEVQLMEPYKNHQTWLGQLVRRDEGMLYLSRKGRPIKLPRALVQRVCLSDQPPE; this is encoded by the coding sequence ATGACTCATCCGCTTATTCCACACGTTCTGGATCTGGCTGCTCCGCTAGCGGAGCGCTTAGGTTTGGACGTAGTGGATGCAGTGTTTCAAACGAACCATTCGCCTCCAGTGCTACGTATCGATGTGCGTAACTGTCAGCGAGAAGATACGAGCCTCGAAGACTGTGAGCAGATGAGCCAAGTCCTGGAAACCGCTCTTGATGAGACTGGGTTACTGCCAGATGCCTATGTTCTAGAAGTGTCTAGCCCTGGGATTTCTTCCCTACTGTCCTCTGATCGTGACTTTACCGTTTTCAAAGGATTTATGGTCGAGGTGCAGTTAATGGAGCCCTACAAAAACCATCAGACCTGGCTAGGGCAACTGGTTCGGCGCGACGAAGGCATGCTGTATCTCAGCCGTAAAGGAAGACCGATTAAGCTGCCAAGGGCCCTGGTGCAGCGGGTGTGCCTGAGCGATCAGCCGCCTGAATAA
- a CDS encoding alpha/beta fold hydrolase — MPIADSLHDTAAPAGQTWLWQGHPIYYVKAGSPRSDRPPLLLIHGFGASTDHWRKNIQDLKQDFEVWAIDLLGFGRSAKPDLQYSGTLWRDQLQAFITTVIGRPPVLAGNSLGGYASLCVAADHPDAVAGVVLLNSAGPFHEARPAAPSNPFKQAIGQTIRTVLLQPLPSWFLFQYVRQRSTIRKTLQKVYLDHTAITDQLIEDIRRPADDPGAARVFTSVFKSPRGDTVDGLLSRMGAPLLLIWGEGDPWMNTRQRSEKFRQHYPHCKEYFLQAGHCPHDEVPQQVNPLMRDWVLQLE, encoded by the coding sequence ATGCCGATCGCAGATAGTCTCCACGATACCGCTGCTCCCGCTGGGCAAACTTGGCTTTGGCAAGGGCACCCCATTTACTACGTCAAAGCTGGAAGTCCTCGCAGCGATCGCCCACCCCTTTTACTTATCCATGGGTTTGGGGCATCTACCGACCACTGGCGCAAAAATATTCAAGATCTCAAACAGGATTTTGAAGTGTGGGCGATTGATCTCCTGGGTTTTGGGCGCTCCGCCAAGCCCGATCTGCAATACAGCGGCACCCTTTGGCGTGATCAGCTCCAAGCATTTATCACCACGGTCATCGGGCGGCCCCCTGTGCTAGCGGGCAACTCCTTGGGAGGCTATGCCAGCTTATGCGTCGCGGCCGATCACCCCGATGCAGTAGCTGGGGTTGTTTTGCTCAACAGCGCTGGCCCCTTTCATGAAGCACGTCCTGCCGCCCCCTCTAATCCTTTTAAGCAGGCAATTGGACAGACAATCCGCACCGTACTTCTACAGCCCTTACCCAGCTGGTTTCTGTTTCAGTACGTTCGTCAACGATCCACCATTCGGAAAACCCTGCAGAAGGTTTATCTAGATCACACTGCTATCACCGACCAGCTCATCGAAGATATCCGTCGTCCTGCCGATGATCCTGGGGCGGCCAGGGTCTTTACCTCAGTCTTTAAGTCACCCCGGGGAGACACGGTTGATGGGCTGCTCAGCCGCATGGGGGCACCGCTTTTGCTCATTTGGGGAGAAGGGGATCCTTGGATGAACACCCGGCAACGCAGTGAAAAGTTTCGCCAGCATTACCCTCACTGCAAAGAATACTTTCTACAGGCTGGTCACTGCCCCCATGATGAAGTGCCTCAGCAGGTGAACCCACTCATGCGGGATTGGGTTTTGCAGCTTGAATGA
- a CDS encoding site-2 protease family protein, whose product MLLFLLLLLSFFTYYVVKRSVAGITRTPTWILWLVMMTPAFVLAVWSLSGRGNDPFPLGLLLGLFIVCPVVYWMLIQWGRLSPSKQPKEASQSSTAKVTKADPASGAVRPIDKDEEAVLQHCFPWSVYYLQNVEYRPQALICRGQLRSSPTVAYETVRENVEANFGQRFLVVFQEGLNGKPFFALLPNPEQRRVKEAAQPERLTRPGIALGLLMVTLFTTTVVGASFAGVPEDSLRADPTLFFQGLPYGLALMVILGVHELGHYLMARRYRMKATLPYFLPIPFFIGTLGAFIQLRSPVPNRRALFDVGIAGPLAGLVVSIPLLVWGLVHSEIVPMPADASLLNFKALDPGASIALTLLSKLALGNQLTLESAIHLHPVAIAGCLGLVVTALNLMPVGQLDGGHIVHAMYGQRTGAFIGQICRFLVLGLAIIHGELLIWAILLFFIPAVDEPALNDVSELDDKRDLWGLVALTLLVLIILPTPGALKALLF is encoded by the coding sequence ATGCTGCTGTTTTTGCTGCTTCTGCTCAGTTTTTTTACCTACTACGTTGTCAAAAGAAGCGTAGCGGGCATTACGCGCACACCAACCTGGATTCTATGGTTGGTGATGATGACTCCGGCCTTTGTACTTGCGGTTTGGAGTTTGAGCGGTAGGGGCAATGATCCGTTTCCCCTGGGTTTATTGTTAGGGCTCTTTATCGTTTGCCCAGTTGTTTACTGGATGCTAATTCAATGGGGGCGTTTGTCTCCAAGTAAGCAGCCTAAGGAAGCCAGCCAGTCATCTACGGCGAAAGTCACTAAAGCCGATCCAGCCTCTGGAGCAGTGCGCCCGATTGATAAGGATGAAGAAGCCGTGCTGCAACATTGCTTTCCCTGGTCGGTCTACTACTTACAGAATGTTGAGTATCGCCCTCAAGCGCTCATTTGTCGGGGTCAACTCCGCTCTTCTCCAACCGTTGCCTATGAAACTGTCCGTGAGAACGTGGAAGCTAACTTTGGGCAGCGATTTTTGGTGGTTTTTCAAGAAGGGTTGAATGGCAAGCCATTTTTTGCATTGCTCCCTAACCCTGAGCAGCGGCGGGTAAAGGAGGCTGCTCAACCAGAAAGGCTAACCCGCCCTGGCATTGCTCTAGGTCTACTGATGGTGACTCTCTTCACCACAACCGTCGTTGGCGCCAGCTTTGCCGGGGTTCCTGAAGACTCTTTACGGGCAGATCCAACGCTCTTTTTCCAGGGCTTGCCCTATGGCCTGGCGCTAATGGTGATTTTGGGGGTTCATGAGCTAGGCCATTATCTGATGGCGCGTCGTTATCGGATGAAGGCAACCCTCCCGTATTTTCTTCCTATTCCCTTTTTCATAGGAACCTTGGGGGCGTTTATTCAATTGCGATCGCCCGTTCCTAACCGTCGGGCTCTTTTTGATGTTGGGATCGCTGGTCCCTTAGCTGGGCTCGTTGTTTCGATTCCCCTATTGGTATGGGGGTTGGTGCATTCTGAAATTGTGCCGATGCCAGCCGACGCCAGCCTTCTGAACTTTAAAGCACTCGATCCAGGAGCTTCGATTGCCCTGACTTTGCTGAGCAAACTTGCGTTAGGCAACCAGCTCACACTAGAAAGCGCCATTCATCTGCACCCGGTTGCCATTGCAGGCTGTTTGGGGTTGGTCGTCACGGCTTTAAACTTGATGCCGGTGGGTCAGCTTGATGGTGGTCACATTGTCCATGCGATGTACGGACAGCGAACCGGTGCTTTCATTGGCCAAATTTGCCGCTTCCTGGTCTTAGGGTTGGCAATCATTCATGGAGAGCTGCTAATTTGGGCCATTTTGCTGTTCTTTATTCCAGCGGTAGATGAGCCCGCGCTTAATGATGTCAGCGAACTGGATGATAAACGCGATCTGTGGGGATTAGTTGCGCTCACGCTTTTAGTGCTGATTATCTTGCCAACACCGGGTGCTCTTAAGGCTCTCTTGTTCTAG
- a CDS encoding MBL fold metallo-hydrolase — translation MGGTAYFIVEKDSDGSSANLLIDTPACTPDTVKFLEQHGGVNQWVITHRGAIGDVKTLQEALQCEVVVQEQEAYLLPDTPNVVQYPVSYPLSPSSEAIWTPGHSPGSACVYYKGHGGVLFTGRHLLPDRSGHIVPLRFSKTFHWPRQLQSVEKLQARFSSETLSYICPAANTGFLRGRHMMVDAYAQLQAIKVPPLLNSPAML, via the coding sequence ATGGGTGGCACCGCTTACTTCATTGTAGAAAAGGATTCAGACGGTAGCTCAGCTAATCTGTTGATTGATACCCCTGCCTGCACCCCCGATACCGTGAAATTTCTTGAACAACACGGAGGGGTGAATCAATGGGTCATCACCCATCGAGGCGCAATCGGCGACGTGAAAACACTCCAAGAAGCGCTCCAGTGCGAGGTGGTGGTGCAAGAGCAGGAAGCCTATTTGTTGCCAGATACACCTAATGTTGTGCAGTATCCAGTGAGCTATCCGTTAAGCCCTAGCAGTGAGGCCATTTGGACCCCTGGCCATTCTCCTGGCTCAGCCTGTGTCTATTACAAGGGGCATGGCGGCGTGTTGTTTACTGGGCGTCATCTTTTGCCCGATCGCTCCGGCCATATCGTCCCATTACGATTCTCTAAGACCTTTCATTGGCCGCGTCAACTGCAAAGTGTTGAGAAACTACAGGCACGATTTTCGTCAGAAACGCTGTCCTACATTTGCCCAGCTGCCAATACAGGCTTTTTAAGGGGACGACACATGATGGTCGATGCTTACGCCCAACTCCAGGCGATTAAGGTTCCTCCATTGCTAAACAGCCCTGCCATGTTGTAG